A window from Hoeflea sp. IMCC20628 encodes these proteins:
- the flgA gene encoding flagellar basal body P-ring formation chaperone FlgA → MLCGMVQAQAGPGTAVVPQRTIYPGEELLAELVREVVVTNPNLRAGYAAVTDEVLGKITTRTLLPGRTIPVGALRDAWAVERGATVSLIFAGGGLTITAVGTPLENAAVGDFIRVRNVETGVVISGTVMGDGTVRVAAK, encoded by the coding sequence ATGCTCTGCGGCATGGTCCAGGCACAGGCCGGACCGGGCACCGCAGTGGTGCCGCAACGAACCATTTATCCAGGCGAGGAACTGCTTGCCGAACTGGTGCGCGAAGTGGTTGTCACCAATCCGAACCTGCGCGCCGGTTACGCCGCTGTCACCGACGAAGTTCTGGGAAAGATCACCACGCGCACGCTGCTGCCGGGACGTACCATTCCCGTTGGCGCCTTGCGCGATGCCTGGGCGGTTGAGCGCGGCGCCACCGTGTCGTTGATCTTCGCTGGCGGTGGCCTGACCATAACCGCTGTTGGAACCCCGCTTGAAAATGCCGCCGTCGGTGATTTCATTCGCGTCCGCAATGTCGAGACCGGAGTGGTGATATCGGGCACGGTTATGGGCGA
- the flgG gene encoding flagellar basal-body rod protein FlgG, whose protein sequence is MKALAIAATGMNAQQLNLEVIANNVANINTTGFKRARAEFSDLLYQVERNAGVANASNQAIVPEGAHIGLGVQTSAVRNLHIQGTLVGTSNKLDLALVGRGWFQIETPDGETQYTRAGAFNTNADGQLVTIDGYTVVPGVTFPDDASEVVISRTGQVFARIGNEVELQDLGQLTLANFVNEAGLEPLGDNLFRATPASGPASVGVPEDPGFAHIQQGYLEASNVDPVKEITDLISAQRAYEMNSKIIQAADEMASVVSKNLR, encoded by the coding sequence ATGAAGGCATTGGCCATCGCAGCTACCGGCATGAACGCCCAGCAGCTCAATCTCGAAGTGATCGCCAACAACGTGGCGAACATCAACACCACCGGCTTCAAGCGGGCCCGTGCCGAATTCTCCGACTTGCTGTATCAGGTCGAGCGCAACGCAGGCGTTGCCAACGCTTCCAACCAGGCCATCGTGCCTGAGGGTGCGCATATCGGACTTGGTGTGCAGACATCAGCGGTTCGAAATCTGCATATCCAGGGAACATTGGTGGGGACGTCCAACAAGCTCGACCTCGCACTTGTCGGTCGCGGCTGGTTCCAGATCGAAACCCCGGATGGCGAAACCCAGTACACCAGGGCAGGCGCTTTCAACACCAATGCGGATGGCCAGCTCGTCACCATTGATGGCTACACCGTCGTTCCCGGCGTGACCTTTCCCGATGACGCCAGCGAAGTTGTCATCTCCCGCACCGGTCAGGTTTTTGCCCGGATAGGCAATGAAGTCGAATTGCAGGACCTGGGGCAGCTGACGCTTGCCAATTTTGTCAACGAGGCGGGCCTTGAGCCGCTGGGTGACAATCTGTTCCGTGCAACTCCGGCTTCAGGCCCCGCAAGTGTGGGCGTTCCGGAAGATCCGGGGTTCGCGCATATTCAGCAGGGCTACCTTGAAGCCTCCAATGTGGATCCGGTCAAGGAAATCACCGACCTGATCTCGGCGCAGCGTGCTTACGAGATGAACTCGAAAATCATCCAGGCGGCCGATGAAATGGCTTCCGTCGTCTCCAAAAACCTCAGGTAG
- a CDS encoding flagellar hook-basal body complex protein FliE codes for MIDMIGAAGALSRLSGAGETDMATAVAMPQMPAANGPATSNSFADVMASLGEGVVSNLRSAEANSLAAVRGEVPTRDVVDAIMTAEQSLQTAISIRDKLVTSYLEIARMQI; via the coding sequence ATGATTGATATGATTGGTGCAGCCGGGGCGCTGTCGCGACTTTCAGGTGCGGGCGAAACCGATATGGCCACGGCCGTCGCGATGCCGCAGATGCCAGCGGCAAACGGCCCTGCCACTTCGAATTCCTTTGCCGATGTCATGGCTTCGCTTGGCGAAGGTGTGGTGTCAAATCTCCGGTCCGCAGAAGCCAACTCGTTGGCGGCTGTGCGCGGTGAGGTGCCGACCCGTGACGTCGTCGACGCCATCATGACCGCTGAGCAGTCTTTGCAGACCGCAATCTCGATCCGAGACAAGCTGGTCACCTCCTATCTCGAAATCGCCCGTATGCAAATCTAA
- the flgC gene encoding flagellar basal body rod protein FlgC: protein MVVDPLSLASRIASSGLDVQETRMRILSENLANSQSTGDTPGSDAYRRKTISFSWELDRAIGASSAKVSKIDYDSSEFAIEYDPGNPAADSKGMVKLPNVNVLIELADMREANRTYEANLQTVKQTRELVSMTIDLLRAQ from the coding sequence ATGGTAGTTGATCCACTCTCATTGGCATCACGCATTGCCTCTTCAGGACTGGATGTTCAGGAAACACGCATGCGTATCCTGTCTGAAAACCTGGCCAACTCCCAGTCGACGGGCGATACGCCCGGCTCCGATGCCTATCGTCGCAAAACCATCAGCTTCTCCTGGGAACTCGATCGCGCCATCGGCGCGTCGAGCGCCAAGGTCAGCAAGATCGACTATGACTCGAGCGAGTTCGCCATTGAGTACGATCCGGGGAATCCCGCAGCCGACAGCAAGGGCATGGTCAAACTGCCGAATGTCAATGTGCTGATCGAACTGGCCGACATGCGCGAAGCCAACCGGACCTACGAAGCCAATCTACAAACAGTCAAGCAGACACGCGAACTGGTCTCCATGACGATCGACCTGCTGAGGGCACAATGA
- the flgB gene encoding flagellar basal body rod protein FlgB has translation MQPIQLFELTSKQAHWLSVRQSVVAGNIANANTPGYASREVAAFQAVLDQTATRMAVTHPGHIQEDALRSSVRDGSGDDVEVLPSGNSVNLPDEMTKTGEIKRMYELNTGMVKAFHKMMLLTVRR, from the coding sequence ATGCAACCGATTCAGCTTTTCGAACTGACATCCAAGCAAGCGCACTGGCTTTCGGTGCGCCAAAGCGTTGTCGCCGGAAACATTGCAAATGCCAACACGCCTGGTTACGCCTCGCGTGAAGTGGCAGCCTTCCAGGCGGTTCTCGATCAGACCGCGACACGGATGGCCGTAACCCATCCTGGTCACATTCAGGAAGATGCACTGCGCAGCTCGGTTCGCGACGGAAGCGGTGATGATGTCGAAGTCCTGCCGTCAGGAAATTCCGTAAATCTGCCTGATGAGATGACCAAGACAGGAGAAATCAAGCGCATGTACGAGCTCAACACGGGAATGGTGAAAGCCTTTCACAAGATGATGCTTCTGACTGTGAGGCGTTGA
- a CDS encoding flagellar protein: MIDIPDTEDEAPESVRGYKLGDRVFAVTGFLLVAGAAFFPWYVFFNQESFGIAPMGYSDTRDLPKIDGRAVVNVSPLAIPAEKDGLAKPSAFDPITTATVPESGDAANGDTSPALQAASQSFPGKPRYRLLHVANGRALIEDKSGMYLVRIGSVLPDNSRLATLEERDGNWVIITSNGEVIQR, encoded by the coding sequence GTGATCGACATACCTGATACTGAAGATGAAGCGCCGGAATCCGTTCGGGGTTACAAGCTGGGGGACCGGGTGTTCGCTGTCACCGGCTTCTTGCTTGTCGCCGGGGCGGCATTTTTTCCTTGGTATGTTTTCTTCAATCAGGAGAGCTTCGGTATCGCCCCAATGGGATATTCGGATACCAGAGATCTGCCGAAAATCGACGGCCGGGCAGTGGTCAATGTATCACCGCTGGCCATTCCTGCTGAAAAAGATGGATTGGCGAAGCCTTCGGCCTTTGACCCGATCACGACCGCGACCGTGCCCGAGTCCGGTGATGCGGCAAATGGCGATACATCCCCAGCGCTCCAAGCCGCCAGTCAGTCCTTCCCGGGCAAGCCACGCTACCGGTTGTTGCACGTTGCCAACGGCCGGGCTCTCATAGAGGACAAGTCGGGCATGTATCTTGTCCGTATCGGTTCGGTGCTGCCAGACAATTCGCGCCTGGCCACACTGGAAGAACGCGACGGAAACTGGGTGATCATCACCTCGAATGGTGAAGTGATCCAGCGCTGA